GCCACGCCGTTTCGTTCATTGCGCATTCATCGCAATCGGCCAACCGACAAGTTCCCgttggtttttgtttggctGTCCCAGACGTGTGTGTCCTTTCAAATAATATCGACATGTTTCTCCGCTATGATATTCGcaggaaataaagaaaattggaCAATTGTGCACAGGTAAAGTGGACGGACAGACACACAGGCAAGGAGATAAATCAACATGGCGTCGCGGTTTGGTGGAGATAGGAGGGCAACGGCTGGGTCCAAGTGAACGAGTCATAAGTGGCCGTACATACCGATGGGATAGTCTGCTGCATTGTATTGTGTTGTGTGGGAGGAGTCGCCCCCTTCTGTTGGATTATATTCGCCTCGGATATATCAGCTGGAAGGGGCTTAAGCGGTCAGTACACAACTGGCATCCCGACCGAACAGCAAGACAGCAACAACCTGTTGgccggttttttatttttttttctagctcgTCTGACCATCAGTGTAGACAGTGCCCAGTCCCGTCGTCAGTTTCGGACAggacaaaaaacatttttatggtTTTATAGCGTCCAATTCAACGTGCTAAAACTTGCGAAGAAGACATCCCGTGATTTTTATCTCGTGTGATTATTATCTCTGACCGGATTGTCCCAAATTCCCCCCCAGGAAgtgtttcattttgttgtctAGTGAGAAGACGTTCAAATCGCggattttgtttcgtttggaaTCGCCAGTCGAGAAATTCCAAGACgcgccatttttgaaaaaaaaggaaagaaaagaagcggAAATCAATTCTGGTAAAATGATGGTGGCCGTTGGCCATGGCGGAAGTGGTTGCGCACAGTCGGAGGTCCCTCCTAAAAAAACTCTgtaaataactttaaaaaaataccggAGAGATATATAACGGTCCAGCAACTAGCGACTCCATGTAGGTTTtatgtttctcttctttttgccGTGATCCAATTTCTCTCTGTACATACACACGCAAACTGTATATTTCGTTTGATATCTGTTTAAagcttttttgggttttacaACTGCTGTTGCTCTACATTTTCCGGGGGGGTTGCGCTGTAATCAGGGTAACGTACTAAGTGTTTCTACCTGGGCGCTTGGATAGGCGCTCAGCacgactcttcttctttctgtcgttaaatgttgctgttgttgttgttgtgtgtaccTTACGGTTCGCGGTTATCtcagtttccttttttgggatttttggttTTGGGGAAAGCTTGGAGAAAATGGACAACAAAAATCAGATAAGGTGAAAATGGCGGTTATCACCGCGCTGGCTTTTTTTTAGGTTGTTGTTGATATAAGCGAGTCAATTAggatttggaaagaaaataaaagaatctgTAGAGTTTTACAGGCTATAAAATTGAGTGACTTTCTAATGGATTAGTGACACTCCTTATCGTCTATTCTGTAGACGCGCGCCCAGCATCTCCCAGCTGAACTGGGCATGAGACAGACAGGCGTGGGGGGGAATTCAATATCACccgatagttttttttagagggggggggggcgaaaaTTAGAGAACCGTGAAAAGAGTGTATAtaaatactactactaccggctttttaaaaaaagaaaatgttttccactggtggtggtggtgagagAAAGAAGGACTTTTCAGGATATCTTTctcatttatctttttttcttttctttctttctacgcTTCTGTTACATGTTTTGTTGCTGCCCTTAAAGAAAAACCCTCGTTATCCCTCCCTTTTTTGGATGGgtgaaattttcctttttttctcgggggtctgaaaaaagaattcttttAAGGTTACACGGGGTTCGTTCTGTATATTTAGACAGCAGGCattttcgggtttttttttggtgatgGAATGGATGGGCCAGAGCTGCACAGCATATGTGGTCATCCGTGTGCGCATATATTCTTTGATGAtctattgttatttattcttttttttgggggaaaatttcctttttatttcgtgCAACAAAAACACAGATTGATAACATCGCCACTTGCCTGAGACTGCTGACGGCGCTGGGCATTCCACTGGACGACGTCACGGCCAGTGAGATACACCAGGGTAATTTGAAATCCATCCTCACCGTCTTTTTCGCCCTGTCGCGCTACAAACAGCAACAGAAATTACAgcatcaacaacagcagcagcagcaacaagaaatggccaagtaaaatttcgtttttgaatttgataatttccatcaagttaattttaacggataatttttatttatcgttTAATAAAGGATTCCGATTGCCAAGACGAATGTTTCGTCGATTCCGGCGGTTGGACTCGTCAAAAGACCCGGGCAAATGCAGATGATCTCGAAAATAGCGGTGCCATCTAGTGTTCATTATGGTAACTACGTAAAccgaaactttttaaaattgatgtCGGAAGTCGAAAGGCCAACCAAAAAATCTTATctttcattggaaaaatatctcTTTTAATCAGTCGTTCGATTAAAACCGTCAGGCTTGGACGTTGCTAATGGTAATTTCCTCTAATGCAATTAAAATAGACTGtgggaaaaaacaagaaaaacggaacaaaAGGGTAGGGATTGAGCCCCGGGGCAGTGAGGGTTGACCCTCGTGTGTTTGAGAGTCAAGTCAACAGCGGAAATGATACGaagggtgagagagagagagagaaaggtttTGATACAACATGTAGTCTACACACTGAGTTGTTGCACTGTGGTTGCTTTTTCCCAATTGCATCACAGTGAAGCTTCCAGTGTGTTCTATTGAGGAATAAATTCAGGGTTTGTATTGGTTTACTGATATCTTTGATCTACCACATGTTACTGTTTAGTGTTTACTTCTGCTAGTCTGAAATTCCCTGTGCATTGACTTGACTTTCCTTGGAGAAACCACCTGTCGGAATCAGAGTGTTCCTaagtgttctttttttgtttgtctcagGTTCTCCACAGCTGAGACCGATTTCCAGCACTGCTACATCTGCTGCCAGTTCTCGATCAGCTAGTCCCAGCCTTTGCAGCACTGGTAAAATTGCACATATTCTTTTTAGGGCCACAcacagtttcttttatttcattttattgctGTCAACAGGAAGTGGCAACCTCTCTTCAACTGGTTCACTCATACCACGAACTCCAACTAAAACAAATTCATCAGTAAAGTAATAAGACTCATTATTTGTATTGGAGTGAAAGCGTACATGTCTTTATcataaattttctctttttactaGGATTAATTCAATCAAGACTCCACTGGCCGCTCATCCAATGCAGAAGCAATCCATGCtagataaatttaaattattcaagccCAATGAAAAATCTGTTGGTAAGTAAAATGTCACACATCTATTTCAAGACTCGTAACATTaatctttgattttaaaatgataTAAAGGTATCCCAACTGCCCTATCGAAGAGGCCATCTAGTTCGAGTGGGTTCAGTTCTGGGCGTTCAGAGCAGGGAGATTCAAGTTCGTTCAACAGCAGTAACGGTCATGCAACTCCACTGACAACTTTGGCGGTTTTCGACCAACCACCACCGCAAAAGAAGACGATACCCAACGCTCTTGTAGTGCAAAACGGTACCAAAGAGAGAAGCATCAGAACTCGAGCGAAAAACTCGCCCAAATTGTCGCCCAAAGGGAAACGATTGGCCGAAACTGAAGAGATTAGCAACATTGTCAAAGTGAACGAGCAACCAGCCCCGGTGACGACGATGGCTGCCAAACCCTTTTGCTCTGGCGGTAGCGGTATACCCAAGCCGACAGCTGCCGTTAAAGGTACCGCCAAAGTTGTGAGGAAGCCAAGTGCAACGGAGGAGGCCGTCCTGGAGAGAACACCCGGTGATGGGAAAGAAGTACCGACCGCTTCTAATAAGGCTAGTTGCAAGTCcgagatgatgatggtggAACCCTCTGCTACAAATTCAACTGCTGTGGAtagcgcttcttcttctgctgctcCTTTGCCGCCTCACGATTCTAATTTGTTGGGAAACTCTCCAGCCGTTTCTCTTAGGGAAACTACGCCATCAAGTCAAGTGGCCGTCAAGTGCAATAGCGGCACGGATAGTCCCACTACGCGTATTCCTTCGATTGCGGACACTAGTGAGCCAAGTAGTCAGCAGCCCACTGTATCCCGCTCTCAAAACCAACCAGGCCACATCCCTTCGGACGTTGTTGATCAAGcaaatcagcagcagcagttggaaATCAAACCGCAGGAAAAGTTGGCCGACCGAGCCGATCTCATACCTCCATCTGAGAGCGATCAAGCGGACGATTGCAAGGCCGACAATGCTCGGTCTTTGAACAACAACAGTAGTTTCGTGGCCAAAGTGTTTCCCATGACGACCAGCGACCTGGAAACGTCTCCACCTTCTTCCAGTGACATCAGTGACCCCACGGGCCAGTGTCAAGATGACGACGAGGACGAATCGATGAACATTCAACCCATGACGATATTTCCCGCCAGCAAGGGTCTCGGCAAGCGGCACGAGTATTCAAACGGACCCAGCCAGTCGTTTCACGAGAGTCCAACGACAGTCAAACGGGCGGCAAACACTTCGTACGCCGATCCGCTCGATGGCTACTTGTCGGAGGGCGGTGCATCTCTCTATGCTCGGAAGCTCCATTATTTGGCGGTGACTCAGCGCAATAAAGATGAAGACAGGTGAGACATTTAATGATCAGCTGTTCTCGAAAGAGTCGAGTGACATTACGAAATGTTGCGGAGCAAGAAATCTTTGAATGGACATCATTAGACCCTTTCCAATTCGATTAATTATGTCGTAAACTGAGCGAGAGCACTAAATGAATAGAAGATATACGAGTAATACGATGAGGTCAGTGGCGGTAGGGGTCGGGTATCAGAGACCAGGCGAGACTGCTGCTTTGATGGTGTAACACTCAGTGGCCGTCAACGCACGCGCAGCAGCTGCCGCTATTGATTTCCTCtcgcccctctctctctctcttctgcaTGCAAGAGGGGTCCCGACCATTGCGCCCCAGTAGATTTTTCGCAGCtcttgtgctgtgtgtgtgtattccgGCGTGGGGAGATTCACTCGAAACAAACATTTGGGGACGGAACACACTCACATTCGGTTGCTGGCGTCGTTTTTATATTCattcctccttcttttttgtgGTTGTTCTCGTGTCTTTTTATTCGGCTCGTAGTTACGACGACTCCAGTTCGCTGTCCAGTGGCATTTCAGATCCTTGGACCGACGTTTATGGACTTCATTTCAaggtatttaaataaattattttttgatcgaTTTTGAAAAGGGTTAGGTGTCtatcgattaattttttttctcagatgGAACACAATGGAGGTGTCTACCCTGGTATTCCCCATGGTTATGGAACGCCTCTGCAGAATCGCCGTCATCCACCCGCTGTCGCTGAAACTTCTCCTTACAAGTACGTCTAGGCTTAAGTGTAGAAACAACGGGGGGCTTACTTTAGAGCCCTAGCAATATATCTAAACTTTTGTTGAAAGCAGACAAATATCGAGTTCGCAATGGAAGAAGTTTATCGAGGCCGGCCGCTTGCCATCATCGGAAAGGTTCCAAACGGAACTTTGGAAGAGCGACTCCCGGGAACGATCACGATCCCAACAGCAGGAAGTCCCCTCCCCTAGAAAGACGGAGcacaaaaaattgaacacCATCGAGTCGGGCAAGCGGAGTAAAGTGTATACGGAAAGTGAAACGAGCGAACGACGCCAACCGGCAAAAGGCGTTCCGGCCTCGTTTGGCTACGTCAAGAAGAACACTGGGTATCCGGGATTGGATGTCAAGCGTTACGATTCGTCGACTATGAACGGAAAGGCAGTCACTTACAAGACGGCCAATGTGGCTACGGTTCCGAAGCTGATGGAAGACCAACACCGAGAGAACAATGTTCCAGCCAACTCGAATCGAAGCTTAGAAAGACCCAAAACTCGTTTGAAAGTCAGTGGTGGAACTCAAACGGACCTTGGCGGACGAACGCTGAAGCCGACCCAGTACAAGGCGCCTCCGACATCTACGCAATCATCGCTCAACCAGCCGTGCGGATCTTTCAGCGACTCTGAATACCAAACTACCAACGGCGGAGTGAAATTCGCTTTGCCCGTTGGTCCCTCGTCCGCCACTGTCAATGGAAAAGTGGCCAATCAGCAAACGGGCTTTAAATCTTATTCGCTCACTGCCCCCATTGCCAATCAACTGTCGCACAACATTCGGGAACGCTTGTTACTTTCCGGCACACAGAGTCTTCCGAAATCCCATTTCAACCACATCAATGCCAGAGGTAATGTTCATTTAATAAGCTAAACCCAATGATTAATCTTACTTATCACCGTACTGCATTCTTGTAACCTTTTAACTCCGCACGACTAaccaactacaacaacaatccAAAATAAAGGCATGGAAGAGAAGCGTTTAGCGCATGCCAATTTCGCTGCACATTTATTTGCCGGCGTCAGCGAACTGAATGGAGAAACGGATTTGAATCTAGACTCGCCTGGAGCGTCTCAGTCTGGTGATAAGTTGCGTGACAAAGACAAGTCCATCAAGTACGTCGTCAACGGCAGGAACATGCATACGGACGGATCACTTAGTGACACGCCCTACACGGCCTACTGGAACAAGTACCATCCCAAGAACGCCAATGGTATTTTGcttgaaattcttatttttttttcgaccatTTTAGTTGTTTCTATCAGTTCCATTCTaaccattttgtttatttttggctCTTAGATTTGGCGATTAATCCAGAGACGAATTTAGATTctgcacatggccctaaaatACCTTGGCTGAATAACCCGCCAAGTCCTCGATTGAATCGTAGCAACAGCGTTCGGtaagaacatttttatttctttttaccaaGGAAAACTTGATTAATGACTTGATTTTGTATAGTTCGACAAAGTCAGAAAAGGTGTATCCTTCCATGTTGCAACGCAATGAAGAGAGTGAGCTCAACAATTTCAGTAATCACGTACAAGAAAACGGTAGTGACACTACAAGTAACCATCGTTACGCGGGATCATCTACGTCACGGTCTTCGCTAGGCAACTACAGCGCTCTCCTGTCACTCTCTAGAATGAAttccaaagaagaagattgtaAGTGTTTCCCCCCCTTTTCATCTGATTTACCAAACATTACCAACGAAATTCATTACTCAACAGGCCACGGATCATCCCTCAGTCTGGTTTCGACAGCTAGTTCCTTATATTCCTCCCAAGAAGAGAAACAGGCATCGGAAATCCGCAAGTTGAGACGGGAATTAGCTGAAGCTCACGAGAAAGTAAACACGTTGTCTGGACAACTGTCCACTAATGTAAGTGTAGATTGATATCTTGTCCGatcgaaatttatttttcattttatctcaTCTTTTATTCTACTAGGCTCACGTAGTTGCTGCTTTCGAACAATCGTTGGCCAGCATGACTAGTCGCTTACAATCACTGACCATGACAGCCGAGCATAAGGTAAACTAAAGATATAAGGATCATTGTGAAAGATAGGaggtttaattgaaaaaaatatgtttaaatcTGCAGGAAAATGAAGTACAGGATTTACGCCAGTTTATTGATCAATTACGTAAGCAAGGGTTCGATGCTGGGTCCTTGGGGAAAATGGACTCGCATTCCAACCATGCAACAATATCACGTCAACTGTCTAGCGATTCCGTTTCGAGCGTGACTTCTCAGACGACGAATATGAGCTCGGTTTCATCCTTGTCGCCATCCCAGCCCAATGGATCCTGCTCACCTTCACCTTCTCCTTcactgaaaaagaaatcctGGTTGCGTAATTCGTTCTCAAAAGCTTTTTCACGCTCCAAACGACCTCAAGGAGGAGGGCCTCGCCAGGGCACTGGATCAGACTCTGAAGATTCTTCCGGTCCCGTACGTGGAATGGGCAGCACTTGGTCGGCTCCTTCCTCTCCTATGTTAGCTAGTCACCATCCACATCCCCATAGTCAGATGGACGTGACAGATGGCGATGCCGATCGATCGGTAGCCGTTCCAGAAACTGTTCAAGAACTCAAGAAACAGCTCAGAGAAAAGGATATGGTGCTGACCGATATCCGTCTCGAAGCGCTATCATCTGCCCACCAATTGGAAGCGCTCAAGGAAACGGTTTCCAGGATGAGGGTAGGTCGTACAAACTGTATTGAACATTGTTCATCCAACctcattcgtttttcttttcattttagaaCGAAATGCTT
This sequence is a window from Daphnia pulicaria isolate SC F1-1A chromosome 7, SC_F0-13Bv2, whole genome shotgun sequence. Protein-coding genes within it:
- the LOC124349367 gene encoding neuron navigator 3-like isoform X4; the protein is MMTQGTTSQGSNGHLRPPRKYTPSETTQIYTDWANHYLEKVKSKRRIQDLPNDVTDGVILADVIEAVANQKLPDVNRKPKNASQMIDNIATCLRLLTALGIPLDDVTASEIHQGNLKSILTVFFALSRYKQQQKLQHQQQQQQQQEMAKIPIAKTNVSSIPAVGLVKRPGQMQMISKIAVPSSVHYGSPQLRPISSTATSAASSRSASPSLCSTGSGNLSSTGSLIPRTPTKTNSSVKINSIKTPLAAHPMQKQSMLDKFKLFKPNEKSVGIPTALSKRPSSSSGFSSGRSEQGDSSSFNSSNGHATPLTTLAVFDQPPPQKKTIPNALVVQNGTKERSIRTRAKNSPKLSPKGKRLAETEEISNIVKVNEQPAPVTTMAAKPFCSGGSGIPKPTAAVKGTAKVVRKPSATEEAVLERTPGDGKEVPTASNKASCKSEMMMVEPSATNSTAVDSASSSAAPLPPHDSNLLGNSPAVSLRETTPSSQVAVKCNSGTDSPTTRIPSIADTSEPSSQQPTVSRSQNQPGHIPSDVVDQANQQQQLEIKPQEKLADRADLIPPSESDQADDCKADNARSLNNNSSFVAKVFPMTTSDLETSPPSSSDISDPTGQCQDDDEDESMNIQPMTIFPASKGLGKRHEYSNGPSQSFHESPTTVKRAANTSYADPLDGYLSEGGASLYARKLHYLAVTQRNKDEDSYDDSSSLSSGISDPWTDVYGLHFKMEHNGGVYPGIPHGYGTPLQNRRHPPAVAETSPYKQISSSQWKKFIEAGRLPSSERFQTELWKSDSRERSRSQQQEVPSPRKTEHKKLNTIESGKRSKVYTESETSERRQPAKGVPASFGYVKKNTGYPGLDVKRYDSSTMNGKAVTYKTANVATVPKLMEDQHRENNVPANSNRSLERPKTRLKVSGGTQTDLGGRTLKPTQYKAPPTSTQSSLNQPCGSFSDSEYQTTNGGVKFALPVGPSSATVNGKVANQQTGFKSYSLTAPIANQLSHNIRERLLLSGTQSLPKSHFNHINARGMEEKRLAHANFAAHLFAGVSELNGETDLNLDSPGASQSGDKLRDKDKSIKYVVNGRNMHTDGSLSDTPYTAYWNKYHPKNANDLAINPETNLDSAHGPKIPWLNNPPSPRLNRSNSVRSTKSEKVYPSMLQRNEESELNNFSNHVQENGSDTTSNHRYAGSSTSRSSLGNYSALLSLSRMNSKEEDCHGSSLSLVSTASSLYSSQEEKQASEIRKLRRELAEAHEKVNTLSGQLSTNAHVVAAFEQSLASMTSRLQSLTMTAEHKENEVQDLRQFIDQLRKQGFDAGSLGKMDSHSNHATISRQLSSDSVSSVTSQTTNMSSVSSLSPSQPNGSCSPSPSPSLKKKSWLRNSFSKAFSRSKRPQGGGPRQGTGSDSEDSSGPVRGMGSTWSAPSSPMLASHHPHPHSQMDVTDGDADRSVAVPETVQELKKQLREKDMVLTDIRLEALSSAHQLEALKETVSRMRNEMLTLKQDNERLHRQVDQKSAVSSPHHTVDRRGSHRRSPADEASVITDWMLGLDNDKDSKSIAIHLHIKQEDEDDVTSAIDTTHLWLIGYVAVSGKTRWDHLDHSVGKLFNEYLRQVDPQSHLGLDEECLSSYRVGEIVRSLNTDEEVATPPELLPCGYLVGDCNYIALIVKQSSKYDLPACLALDTLIPLPILSRYVSLLNEHGRVILSGPSGTGKSYLARKLADYCIGKDDVPSTSTTVLKVDASSCKEVRQYLSHVCESLLTGSSSDVPTVIILEDLHLAPSLCDIFAPLSHFESVRENQKFPYLIGTTGPMAQSSVHLQLQFNFRWILLANHAEPVQGLIQRFLRRRLIQSQLLAKSRDGALERVVEWIPRCWAHLNKFLETHNSADVTIGPRWFLQVPADSTCSQIWFTDLWNYTLGPYLLHAAKEGLQLYGKRALWEDPTSWIISTYPWAQGSACDALMRLRPEDVGYDSATRSNSTSTSNKDRDPLVNMLIKLQEAAGLPSPVDNSENSSESLASGSESKVTNDTV
- the LOC124349367 gene encoding neuron navigator 3-like isoform X2; its protein translation is MACLRTRDSNENLYSQLRPQQQQQQQQQPPKRQQQSIKHSSRPLVALVPAESQQNRSITQIYTDWANHYLEKVKSKRRIQDLPNDVTDGVILADVIEAVANQKLPDVNRKPKNASQMIDNIATCLRLLTALGIPLDDVTASEIHQGNLKSILTVFFALSRYKQQQKLQHQQQQQQQQEMAKIPIAKTNVSSIPAVGLVKRPGQMQMISKIAVPSSVHYGSPQLRPISSTATSAASSRSASPSLCSTGSGNLSSTGSLIPRTPTKTNSSVKINSIKTPLAAHPMQKQSMLDKFKLFKPNEKSVGIPTALSKRPSSSSGFSSGRSEQGDSSSFNSSNGHATPLTTLAVFDQPPPQKKTIPNALVVQNGTKERSIRTRAKNSPKLSPKGKRLAETEEISNIVKVNEQPAPVTTMAAKPFCSGGSGIPKPTAAVKGTAKVVRKPSATEEAVLERTPGDGKEVPTASNKASCKSEMMMVEPSATNSTAVDSASSSAAPLPPHDSNLLGNSPAVSLRETTPSSQVAVKCNSGTDSPTTRIPSIADTSEPSSQQPTVSRSQNQPGHIPSDVVDQANQQQQLEIKPQEKLADRADLIPPSESDQADDCKADNARSLNNNSSFVAKVFPMTTSDLETSPPSSSDISDPTGQCQDDDEDESMNIQPMTIFPASKGLGKRHEYSNGPSQSFHESPTTVKRAANTSYADPLDGYLSEGGASLYARKLHYLAVTQRNKDEDSYDDSSSLSSGISDPWTDVYGLHFKMEHNGGVYPGIPHGYGTPLQNRRHPPAVAETSPYKQISSSQWKKFIEAGRLPSSERFQTELWKSDSRERSRSQQQEVPSPRKTEHKKLNTIESGKRSKVYTESETSERRQPAKGVPASFGYVKKNTGYPGLDVKRYDSSTMNGKAVTYKTANVATVPKLMEDQHRENNVPANSNRSLERPKTRLKVSGGTQTDLGGRTLKPTQYKAPPTSTQSSLNQPCGSFSDSEYQTTNGGVKFALPVGPSSATVNGKVANQQTGFKSYSLTAPIANQLSHNIRERLLLSGTQSLPKSHFNHINARGMEEKRLAHANFAAHLFAGVSELNGETDLNLDSPGASQSGDKLRDKDKSIKYVVNGRNMHTDGSLSDTPYTAYWNKYHPKNANDLAINPETNLDSAHGPKIPWLNNPPSPRLNRSNSVRSTKSEKVYPSMLQRNEESELNNFSNHVQENGSDTTSNHRYAGSSTSRSSLGNYSALLSLSRMNSKEEDCHGSSLSLVSTASSLYSSQEEKQASEIRKLRRELAEAHEKVNTLSGQLSTNAHVVAAFEQSLASMTSRLQSLTMTAEHKENEVQDLRQFIDQLRKQGFDAGSLGKMDSHSNHATISRQLSSDSVSSVTSQTTNMSSVSSLSPSQPNGSCSPSPSPSLKKKSWLRNSFSKAFSRSKRPQGGGPRQGTGSDSEDSSGPVRGMGSTWSAPSSPMLASHHPHPHSQMDVTDGDADRSVAVPETVQELKKQLREKDMVLTDIRLEALSSAHQLEALKETVSRMRNEMLTLKQDNERLHRQVDQKSAVSSPHHTVDRRGSHRRSPADEASVITDWMLGLDNDKDSKSIAIHLHIKQEDEDDVTSAIDTTHLWLIGYVAVSGKTRWDHLDHSVGKLFNEYLRQVDPQSHLGLDEECLSSYRVGEIVRSLNTDEEVATPPELLPCGYLVGDCNYIALIVKQSSKYDLPACLALDTLIPLPILSRYVSLLNEHGRVILSGPSGTGKSYLARKLADYCIGKDDVPSTSTTVLKVDASSCKEVRQYLSHVCESLLTGSSSDVPTVIILEDLHLAPSLCDKSSVHLQLQFNFRWILLANHAEPVQGLIQRFLRRRLIQSQLLAKSRDGALERVVEWIPRCWAHLNKFLETHNSADVTIGPRWFLQVPADSTCSQIWFTDLWNYTLGPYLLHAAKEGLQLYGKRALWEDPTSWIISTYPWAQGSACDALMRLRPEDVGYDSATRSNSTSTSNKDRDPLVNMLIKLQEAAGLPSPVDNSENSSESLASGSESKVTNDTV
- the LOC124349367 gene encoding neuron navigator 3-like isoform X3 is translated as MACLRTRDSNENLYSQLRPQQQQQQQQQPPKRQQQSIKHSSRPLVALVPAESQQNRSITQIYTDWANHYLEKVKSKRRIQDLPNDVTDGVILADVIEAVANQKLPDVNRKPKNASQMIDNIATCLRLLTALGIPLDDVTASEIHQGNLKSILTVFFALSRYKQQQKLQHQQQQQQQQEMAKIPIAKTNVSSIPAVGLVKRPGQMQMISKIAVPSSVHYGSPQLRPISSTATSAASSRSASPSLCSTGSGNLSSTGSLIPRTPTKTNSSVKINSIKTPLAAHPMQKQSMLDKFKLFKPNEKSVGIPTALSKRPSSSSGFSSGRSEQGDSSSFNSSNGHATPLTTLAVFDQPPPQKKTIPNALVVQNGTKERSIRTRAKNSPKLSPKGKRLAETEEISNIVKVNEQPAPVTTMAAKPFCSGGSGIPKPTAAVKGTAKVVRKPSATEEAVLERTPGDGKEVPTASNKASCKSEMMMVEPSATNSTAVDSASSSAAPLPPHDSNLLGNSPAVSLRETTPSSQVAVKCNSGTDSPTTRIPSIADTSEPSSQQPTVSRSQNQPGHIPSDVVDQANQQQQLEIKPQEKLADRADLIPPSESDQADDCKADNARSLNNNSSFVAKVFPMTTSDLETSPPSSSDISDPTGQCQDDDEDESMNIQPMTIFPASKGLGKRHEYSNGPSQSFHESPTTVKRAANTSYADPLDGYLSEGGASLYARKLHYLAVTQRNKDEDSYDDSSSLSSGISDPWTDVYGLHFKMEHNGGVYPGIPHGYGTPLQNRRHPPAVAETSPYKQISSSQWKKFIEAGRLPSSERFQTELWKSDSRERSRSQQQEVPSPRKTEHKKLNTIESGKRSKVYTESETSERRQPAKGVPASFGYVKKNTGYPGLDVKRYDSSTMNGKAVTYKTANVATVPKLMEDQHRENNVPANSNRSLERPKTRLKVSGGTQTDLGGRTLKPTQYKAPPTSTQSSLNQPCGSFSDSEYQTTNGGVKFALPVGPSSATVNGKVANQQTGFKSYSLTAPIANQLSHNIRERLLLSGTQSLPKSHFNHINARDSPGASQSGDKLRDKDKSIKYVVNGRNMHTDGSLSDTPYTAYWNKYHPKNANDLAINPETNLDSAHGPKIPWLNNPPSPRLNRSNSVRSTKSEKVYPSMLQRNEESELNNFSNHVQENGSDTTSNHRYAGSSTSRSSLGNYSALLSLSRMNSKEEDCHGSSLSLVSTASSLYSSQEEKQASEIRKLRRELAEAHEKVNTLSGQLSTNAHVVAAFEQSLASMTSRLQSLTMTAEHKENEVQDLRQFIDQLRKQGFDAGSLGKMDSHSNHATISRQLSSDSVSSVTSQTTNMSSVSSLSPSQPNGSCSPSPSPSLKKKSWLRNSFSKAFSRSKRPQGGGPRQGTGSDSEDSSGPVRGMGSTWSAPSSPMLASHHPHPHSQMDVTDGDADRSVAVPETVQELKKQLREKDMVLTDIRLEALSSAHQLEALKETVSRMRNEMLTLKQDNERLHRQVDQKSAVSSPHHTVDRRGSHRRSPADEASVITDWMLGLDNDKDSKSIAIHLHIKQEDEDDVTSAIDTTHLWLIGYVAVSGKTRWDHLDHSVGKLFNEYLRQVDPQSHLGLDEECLSSYRVGEIVRSLNTDEEVATPPELLPCGYLVGDCNYIALIVKQSSKYDLPACLALDTLIPLPILSRYVSLLNEHGRVILSGPSGTGKSYLARKLADYCIGKDDVPSTSTTVLKVDASSCKEVRQYLSHVCESLLTGSSSDVPTVIILEDLHLAPSLCDIFAPLSHFESVRENQKFPYLIGTTGPMAQSSVHLQLQFNFRWILLANHAEPVQGLIQRFLRRRLIQSQLLAKSRDGALERVVEWIPRCWAHLNKFLETHNSADVTIGPRWFLQVPADSTCSQIWFTDLWNYTLGPYLLHAAKEGLQLYGKRALWEDPTSWIISTYPWAQGSACDALMRLRPEDVGYDSATRSNSTSTSNKDRDPLVNMLIKLQEAAGLPSPVDNSENSSESLASGSESKVTNDTV